A genomic region of Sphingobium sp. HWE2-09 contains the following coding sequences:
- a CDS encoding carboxylesterase/lipase family protein — translation MAMGLAAQAGLATAAPPVAQPPHVTLDQGAIEGVALPSGGQAYLGIPYAAPPVRDLRWRDPQPAARWNGTYHADHFAPQCMQPQRGVMTNQYAGAEITSEDCLYLNIWTTAARKKAPVIVYIHGGGFYVGSSSMALYGGEAVSREGAVFVNFNYRLGALGFLAHPELSAESAHKSSGNYAFLDQIAALQWVRRNIARFGGDPDNVTIAGQSAGSMSVGALQASPLARGLFHRAAGMSGAVLDGPSAMAPLPDAEQEGVKLQTYLRAKSIAELRALPADKIVVPRVADGPKIGPVQDGYFFPYSVEQIFARSAQNDVPLLLGFTHDESFGGLGPIQGLEDYRAKAKAKFGAQLSTFMALYPASNDEQARTQARLADRDGTMAVGMDSWARAQAAHGRSKIFSYEFSRAHSFAPGVVLSDMDPVTAGAYHTSEVPFWLGTLDSFNQFRPTRAWTSADRAFSRAMTRSLVAFARTGDPNTTDLRWPLYDPSSRTLLELGKVAGPGKWPDARKLDFFRSVAVRPVTGGAVRD, via the coding sequence ATGGCCATGGGGCTGGCGGCGCAGGCTGGGCTGGCGACTGCGGCGCCGCCAGTCGCGCAACCCCCGCATGTTACCCTCGATCAGGGAGCGATCGAAGGGGTTGCATTGCCGTCGGGCGGGCAGGCTTATCTCGGCATTCCCTATGCAGCGCCGCCTGTGCGCGACCTGCGCTGGCGTGATCCGCAACCCGCCGCGCGCTGGAACGGCACCTATCATGCGGATCATTTTGCCCCGCAATGCATGCAGCCACAGCGCGGGGTGATGACCAATCAATATGCCGGCGCGGAAATAACCAGCGAGGATTGCCTCTATCTCAACATCTGGACGACCGCTGCGCGCAAGAAGGCACCGGTCATCGTCTATATCCACGGCGGCGGCTTCTATGTCGGATCGTCCAGCATGGCGCTTTATGGCGGCGAAGCGGTCAGTCGCGAAGGCGCGGTCTTCGTCAATTTCAACTATCGCCTGGGCGCGCTGGGCTTTCTTGCGCATCCCGAACTATCGGCGGAATCTGCGCACAAGTCATCGGGCAACTATGCTTTTCTCGATCAGATCGCGGCGTTGCAATGGGTCCGGCGCAACATCGCACGGTTCGGCGGCGATCCCGACAATGTGACGATTGCAGGCCAGTCCGCAGGCTCCATGTCGGTGGGCGCGCTACAGGCCTCTCCCCTCGCACGCGGCCTGTTTCATCGTGCCGCCGGTATGAGCGGCGCGGTGCTTGACGGGCCGAGCGCGATGGCGCCTTTGCCGGATGCGGAGCAGGAGGGGGTCAAGCTGCAGACCTATTTGCGGGCCAAGTCGATCGCCGAGCTTCGCGCCCTGCCGGCCGACAAGATCGTGGTGCCCCGGGTCGCCGATGGTCCAAAGATCGGTCCGGTGCAGGACGGGTATTTTTTCCCGTACAGTGTCGAGCAGATTTTCGCGCGATCGGCACAGAATGATGTGCCGCTGTTGCTCGGCTTCACGCATGACGAATCCTTTGGCGGGCTTGGGCCGATCCAAGGGCTGGAAGACTATCGCGCCAAAGCGAAGGCGAAATTCGGCGCGCAGCTGTCGACGTTCATGGCGCTATATCCGGCATCGAATGACGAACAGGCGCGGACACAAGCGCGCCTGGCCGATCGTGATGGCACGATGGCGGTCGGGATGGACAGTTGGGCGCGGGCGCAGGCGGCGCACGGACGGTCGAAGATATTCAGCTACGAGTTTTCGCGCGCGCACAGCTTTGCGCCCGGGGTCGTTCTGAGCGATATGGATCCGGTGACGGCGGGAGCCTATCACACATCCGAAGTGCCATTCTGGCTCGGTACACTCGACAGTTTCAACCAGTTCCGCCCGACCCGTGCTTGGACAAGCGCGGATAGGGCATTCAGCCGGGCGATGACGCGTTCGCTTGTGGCGTTCGCGCGCACCGGCGATCCCAACACCACCGATTTGCGCTGGCCGCTATATGACCCGTCCAGCCGGACATTGCTGGAACTGGGCAAGGTTGCCGGTCCAGGCAAGTGGCCGGACGCGCGCAAACTTGATTTCTTCCGATCCGTCGCGGTTCGCCCAGTCACCGGCGGCGCGGTGCGGGACTGA
- a CDS encoding TonB-dependent receptor domain-containing protein produces MTFESSNDVSTLFPNGIDRAGQTGAQFGGPAGLPKWLVNVTLDYEIGGLGLNANARWVSKSKQNNGLYGPDDANYNPALTTSITNNDIPAVAYLDLGARYAFGAEKQFTIYFNVDNVFDKDPPLPAPGSAYYDLMGRTYRGGVRFKF; encoded by the coding sequence ATGACGTTCGAATCCTCCAATGATGTCTCGACGCTATTTCCCAATGGCATCGACCGTGCCGGTCAGACTGGTGCCCAGTTTGGCGGTCCGGCGGGCCTGCCGAAATGGCTGGTCAATGTGACGCTGGATTATGAGATTGGTGGCCTCGGCCTCAACGCCAATGCGCGATGGGTGTCGAAGTCGAAGCAGAATAACGGTCTCTACGGGCCGGATGATGCGAACTACAACCCGGCGCTGACCACCAGCATCACCAACAATGACATCCCGGCCGTCGCCTATCTGGACCTCGGCGCTCGCTATGCCTTTGGTGCTGAAAAGCAGTTCACCATCTACTTCAACGTCGACAATGTGTTCGACAAGGATCCGCCACTGCCCGCGCCGGGCAGCGCCTATTACGACCTGATGGGCCGGACGTACAGAGGCGGCGTGCGTTTCAAATTCTAA